Within Cucumis melo cultivar AY chromosome 4, USDA_Cmelo_AY_1.0, whole genome shotgun sequence, the genomic segment AGAGTGTTGAAGTGAAGGAGAGCTGCTGAAGCTCACAGCATCAGGACGGAGTTTAATGCATAAAGATAAAGAAAACAACCATGGCTTGGACTTATACTTCTTTTTATCTTCGAGTATTTCCactttgtttccttttgttgATCTTCGTGATAGCTCAAGAATGCTAGAGACTCCAATGAGACTCCCTAGCGTGATGCTCTTGTCAGGGTAGAATGATCCAGTTGACTAAAAATCAATTACCTGATGGAATTTAGCAAAAACagagaccaaaaaaaaaaaaaaaaaaaaccataccAAAAGCCTTGGAATATTTTAAGACCGAcctaaaaatttgaaatttgaaatttgaattgatttctcaaaaacaaaattatcaaaatatcattttggcTCCAAAATTAGTTTCTCATGCAGGAAAATACAATATATGAAtatattttcaaagtaaaaatgtaatggataattttttttttccaaaaaataaTAGATAACAACCTAATATAGtagactaaatttaagattaaaCTAAGAAACTAAAATTAGATAATTTTAAGTATATTGACTAAAATTGATCAAACTTTAAGTACAATAATCAAAACGATATTTTTTGAGCTCTCACTACCCATATTTCCTCCTGATTTTGCTCTTTCCGGACTCACATTTTATGGCTGAACTTTCAATTCAGCCCTTCTTGTGATAGGATACAAGAGCGACAAAGAAGAAGCGAAAGCAAAACGTGAGAAGGGGAGGGGAGAGAAGGTAAGGAGCAAAAGaacaaaaggaagaaaagaagaactCACTAACCATCAacaatttcaattcaaattaTTAGTCACTCTTTTAAACCCTCAACCTAACGAAAGCTCTAAAGGAAATCAAGACACATTTTGAAAAAGGGCAACATGCAAGGCTGCAACTACTTCAACTCAATCACTTTCAGAAAAAACAAGACAAAGAAAAGCAGTCCTGATTATGACACAACCCAAAGCATTGTATTTGCATAATGTACTAAATTTTCAGCCTCTCCAATCCCAAGCACACAGTTAAACGgattaagaaaaaaagatggaagtAACAAACCTTTGTGTCAAGATCTGAGGAAGAATCAGTGAAGGAACTAGGAGAATGAGTACGCAAAGTATTGAAAGAAACCGAAGCAGAGAGATCATGATTTCCCGCCAATCCACCAACTCTGGCGTTCATAACCCGCAACCCTAATGGCCATCCATCTTCCTAAATTCGgaaatcaaacacaaaattaGGGCAAAATTAAGCACTA encodes:
- the LOC103486392 gene encoding uncharacterized protein LOC103486392 isoform X2, translating into MLPDSTMALQEDGWPLGLRVMNARVGGLAGNHDLSASVSFNTLRTHSPSSFTDSSSDLDTKSTGSFYPDKSITLGSLIGVSSILELSRRSTKGNKVEILEDKKNSPSLQHSLEAERKATRNRRNHSSTLYGPNDYSLVPPVSGANSLFSSDRVDPVSFAQAGEEESRRSDGELVQNGNSQGIPLLFSCLYCQLIK
- the LOC103486392 gene encoding uncharacterized protein LOC103486392 isoform X1, whose translation is MLPDSTMALQEDGWPLGLRVMNARVGGLAGNHDLSASVSFNTLRTHSPSSFTDSSSDLDTKSTGSFYPDKSITLGSLIGVSSILELSRRSTKGNKVEILEDKKKYKSKPWLFSLSLCIKLRPDAVSFSSSPSLQHSLEAERKATRNRRNHSSTLYGPNDYSLVPPVSGANSLFSSDRVDPVSFAQAGEEESRRSDGELVQNGNSQGIPLLFSCLYCQLIK